The Eubalaena glacialis isolate mEubGla1 chromosome 3, mEubGla1.1.hap2.+ XY, whole genome shotgun sequence nucleotide sequence AGAGAGCTTCAGCTTGCAAATCCTTGGCTAGAAAACCCTGCAGGATTCCGGAAAGCTCTTTATTCCACTCTTCCAGTTGGTCAGCTATCGTCTCCACAGACTTCTCCAAATCTTTCAACTTCTTTAGTTCAACTTCTTCCTCTGGACTGTTCTTTTTCCCAAGTAACACGACCCGGCAACCATTTCGTATTCCAAGTGCTGACACCGGCCTCTCCATTTCCTTCAGAGATTTTCCCTTAAATATGGGTTTCTGAAAAGGCAGTGGGACCCCTGTGGCCTCTGCCAAAACCTGGGCCGGGTCTTGGACCACTGATTGGTTCACTACAGCCCTCTTGCGGGATAACTTGAAGATCGTGCTTCTCATTAATGTGGGTGATGGTCCCGCTGAGCTCGGCAGCCGCCATTTCCTCGCTCCGGGCTGAGCGAGGCCGCGCTTTCTTCTACACCCGCGACCTGCGAGCGCAGGCGGCGGCGTCCCTGGTGGATCCGGCATGCCCTCTGGTCGCACTCCGGATGGCTGATCGCTGGGAGGGAGGCGGACCGGCCTCGGCTGGGGGCACCGACTGGGGTGGCTCtcgggggggggtggggtcgcCTCGCGGTCTCCGCGCGCCGCCGCGCTCCGCCGCGCTCCGCCGGACCCGTGCTTTGGCTACGCTTTTGAACCAGACCCAGGATTGAGACCAGCTCCATCACCGAGCAGTGGCTAAGTACTTGGCAGGTGAatacttaatctttctgtgtctgtttctggagTTGTAGAAAGGGGATAAAGACGCTGCCTCACAGAGTTGTCATGATGGTCACGGGTGTGATAGAGCCCATAGCTGAACATAAGACTGACACGATTTACAACCCTTAGCTCTCTTTTCCGGctccctttcttttctgtttcctcagtGAAAATGTACATGAAATATGATTAAATAATGTATTATTctacttttaaagaaatgatgattataataacaataaaatcagCAACAACAGCAATCATTCTAACTCCGTTTTAGCATCACTTCATGCCCGTGGCACCAGTCTAAGCACATCAAGTTAGACTGTCTCTAAAACCCCAAGTATATACGTTCAGTATTATTACGTTTTCatgcccagtttacagatgagggcgTTAAGGAACACATGGATATTTGTAATATAAGGTTTGCCTTTGTTTGTAGAACAGTATATTGTTACAATAAGACATCCCAGACATACTtctctttaatatatttacatttcagaTTAATTTCCTTAAACACAAACTAAAAGAACAATTTTATTGAATTgatcattttttgaaaaattgtgtCTCTTCAGATTTTCATGTCTGAGATTTCTTTCTAGAGATCAAAAGTGCTCTCTGAAGCCTCACATATACGTACGTTGGATTGCTTTTTGCCATTTCTGTAAAGGGCTACATGGCACAAATTAAGGGCTTTGGGaaatatgttatcacttatagaACTGTGAAAACTTGCAAAATTAATGTGAAGGTAACTTGCTTTCTTCTGTGTTTAATATGATaatttcacttcttccttctAGGCATGTTACTTTGTAAGTGTCTACCCAATCATGCATGTCATAGAACCAATCTACCCTTGCTAAAGTTACAGAGATCTGTGATATATTCAGACTCCAAGACAACTTCTCCAACATTTCTCATAGATAAGCAAGTAAGAAGTTTAACCCGGAAAATAATTGTATGAACTCTGAACTTACCTGAGCACTAGATATTCGAAGAACCTCTCCTCCTCCAAGAGTTTGCATCTGATCCACCTGTGGAAGGGGCCGTCCGTCTTTCATCCAGGTAATTTTAGGAGCTGGGATTCCAGAAGCAGTGCAGGTAAGTTCAAGTGGATTATTAACAATTACTGACATCTCTACAGGTTCTTCAGATCCATTGATATGAGGTGGTTctatttaaaaggaatgaaaaacaacaacaaaataaacttgCTGTTTGATAGCAGattagaaaaactttaaaattcaacTCAAATTTATGTTCGTACAATGCAAATTGATTTGAACAAGGATACCAAAATAATTCCTAGATGTTATTATCATTTGTCACtggaactattttattttttttgcaatttattGAGGGACAATTTATTAAACGCCAGCACTATGTAAGTCTTTGTGCATTATCTTTTCActggcactattttttttttttaataggtttatttatttatttttggctgccttgggtcatcgttgctgcgtgcgggttttctctagttgtggtgagcagaggctactcttcgttgcggtgcgcggtcttctcattgtggtggcttctcttgttgcggagcacgggctctaggcgcatgggcttcagtagttgtggcccgtgggctccgtagttgtggctcacaggctcagtagttgtggtacatgggcttagttgctccatggcatgtgggatcttcccagaccagggctcgaacccgggctccctgcactggcaggcggattcttaaccactgcgccaccagggaagtccctactggcACTATTTTAAAAGAGATGGATCATGCCTGTAATAGATCATGAAGTAAATGGCAAGCCATTAAAGGTAATTATAGCTCAGCAATTGGGATTCAGATAATTAGAGCAGTCTTACTTAACTGTAAagatttgaaaactataaaaactaaactaatcttgtactatttttaaaagagagttacttaaatatagtagtgtattTTTGCACCTTTTAAATATCTATTGGTTCTACAAAAGCAATGGGCAAATGCTATGGAATTTTGCAATCATTTTTTCCGTGCAGAACTTTAAGAGGAAACAATGactaagcagaagaaaaaacagTTATATTTGGAGACCATTTCTGTATAAACCACATTTGTTATGTCTGGGCAGAAATAACttccttttttgttatttatactTCTAAATTACCTTTCTCAAGAGGATGTTAAGGAATCTAAACACTTGGAGGAAACAGTAAAGTTTCTTAGTCCAACTATTCCTAAGTTTAGGAATCACTTTAAAACAGATTTCCCTTACATAGAtcattcaaattttctattaacGTTTCCAGCTTACTATTTCACGAGGCAGCAAAAATAGCTGTTGGACAGCTCCAAGgattagctgtgtgtgtgtgtgtgtgtgtgtgtgtgtgtgtgtgtgtgtgtgtgtgtgtttaaagtcAGGCGCATAGTTTAGAGCAGAGGTTCACAGCAGAGGATCTGGAATCAAATAGCCTGAATTTGGATCTTAGCTCCAACAATTATTAGGTTAGTAGATTTGGGCAAATCTCTAAAATAAGTATAGTACTATTATTTAACTAACAgaattgtgaggattcaatgaaataatctataaactacatttcttttgtgtttctgaatctgttttattttataattaaaggtTTTAAGAAAGTTATAACTACTACTAAGTCTACTACATCTGTTGGCGTTATTATTAAAAACTGCCTCCTAAAAATTTGTATCTTTGGTCCTCGTTCTCCTTTCTGGAAAGGAAAATTTAAtacattataatttatattatatttaatttacattataattaattaatttacattatatttatatttaatttacattatAATTAAGAAGTCAGAGTTTCTTAACTATGGTCCCACATGACTACTCTTCTTCACTTTCATGCATCTTATTACATTTTGCTgtcaaaatacattttcttaagTGCATTTTAGATCAGTCCAAGATTTCTTGGTTAAAAGATGTCAGTGTCTCCATGTTGCTCATTGAATTAAATACAAACTCCTCATCATGGCTTCCAAGCCTTCCACAACATAGCCTCAATCTCtctttataatattatttacttttaatacaCTTTATGTAACCTAGACTTCAAACTAGACTACTTTTCTCCCTCAACAAGTTCAGTCCCTTCTTGCTCTGTGACTTTACTAATGCTATTCCTTCTACTGGAATATCTCCAATAGTCCCACCATCCCCTAACTGAGCATGTTCAAGTACTCTCAAGGTCACTTTAGTATCATTATGTTCATTTGTAAAAACCATAAGTCCTTTCTTGATTCTCTCaacaaactataaaatttctatccCTTTTAATTTCCATAGCACGCTGGATGGAAAAGCACTTATCTGATGCTCCATTTGACTACAGTCAATTCTTTATTCCTCTCACTTATTGGTTATTTACTATGTGTCTGTCACTGTGGATACAAAGATTATTTAAGCACGGCCTTAATCTCAAAAGCTTACAGTACTAGATTTAAAATAACAACATGTTCCCAACTGGTTCAAATACCAGTCATCAGATCTCACATGTGTTAAGTGATTGCGAACCATTTTACTCTGTATCTTGTCCATATGTCTTGTACTTTGAGCAGAATAGGAGTTGTCCATACTCTGATGACTCCAAAACTTATATTTCTAGCCTAGATCTCTCTCCTGGGCTCTAGatctatatatataattatcACATAAGCATCTTCAGTGGGTTGTTTGAAAACAACTTCAAACTCATCATATATTCAGACTGAACCTGTTACCTTTTCCCTCAAAACCTGGTCTTTTTCCAGCATTCCCTGCATTTACGTGATGAACCCACCAATTGTTCAGTCACATAAACCAGAAGCTGGGAGTCATCCTCGATATCTTCTTCCTTGTCATCACTGTCATATGGCCAAATCCACCACCAAGTCTTAATACTTCTACCTGCAACTAGTTCTAGAATACATCTTTTCCTCTCACCTGCATCACTAATCTGAGCTATAATACCGTTTACTTGGACTAATATCTCCTCCTTCCTGGCTGTAGCTGCCTACCCAATATCATTTACTTGTTTCTTTCTTATAAACAGACTTCAATTTTGTTAGGGCTGTCAATGtgctaaaaactacatttcctagCCTCTTTAGTAGATAGTAGATGGAGTGGCATGTGAAGATTCTGACCAATGAGATATAAGTAGAGGTAGTTTTGTGGGGATTCTAAGAAAATCCTGAAAGGGGCAGTTCTTTGCCTTTCCTATTTTTTCTGCTCTATTCTTGCCTATAGTGATGCTGAGGGTGAGCAGCCAATGCATGATCACGGTCTGACTATGATATAAAGGTCAAAGGCCAGGAGAACTGTTAAGATCTGAACTGCAGAACCAATGCAACTACTGCCCACCTCCAGACACCTCATTCagtgagaaaaacaaaagttctttAAGTCACCATGTTTAGACTCTCTGTTAATCACAGCCAGACACAATTCCTAATAACACACTGTCTCTCAGAACCCACTCCAAGCCACTCTCCACTTTGCAATCAGAGTGGTCATTTCAAACTGCAACTCTACTCATGGCATTCCACTTGTTAGAACTTTTAATGGTTTCCCATTGTTCCAGGACAAAACACAAAATGCTTAATGTGGTCAACAATCCCTTCATAGCCTGAACCCTGTCAACTCCTGTACCCACCAGCTTTATTTTGCATGATCTTCTCCCTTGTTTTTAGTATTTTACCCATAGTGGACTTTCAGAACCCCTAATACACCATGACACCTCCCACCAGGTGGACAGAATTAAGTTGAGGTTAGTGGTTCACCAAATTAGGACACTTAAATTCACATTTCTATTGTAATGTAGATCAGAGTGAAGTTTTTCCGGTTTTAATGGAATTAGCTTTCAACAGATGCTGAAATGCTAAAACTGCTCTTTCTTCTGTTAAGCCAGTTTTCAAATCTGTTTTAAGAGAATATCCTTATAAACCCTGCAGGTGGGAAGGTTGTTCTTTGTACGTGACTCTAACAACATtggtgttatttttctttttgtgtgttctACATCCAGAAAGGTACTGGGCCCTGATTCTGCTCCTGGGTTCTAGAATTCCTGCAGAAGTCTTCCTTCTCTTTGTCTCCACTGCCACATGCTACACCAGGCCCCTGTATTTTTAGGCCTGTGTGAGTTTAACAGACTCTCCGATTCATTCTTCACTCTGTCATCAGAGGGATTTTTTGGGAAGTGAAATCTGACTGTAGCATATTCCTGCTTGAGCTTCTTCTACTGCCGTCGTAATGAGGCCCAAATTCTCTAACTGAGGCTCTTCACAGTATGGCTTCTGTCCAGGTATATTTCCAGTCTTGTCTTCTACTCTTGCTGTTACACTCAGCTTCAGTAAGCACGGATAGACAACTCAAGGTTTATCATTTCTAGGTAAAAGATGTAGGCATCTCCTCACTCATCTCTATAGTCTTACTTTTTAAGGCTTAGATGTATCCTTGAAGAGACCTTCTTTGAACCTTCCCACAGAATTTAATTTTCGCCATGTCATCCTCATCACACTCATAAGTAATTACTTTTTCAATATCTGTATTCCCCGCCAATGCAGGAACTTGAGGGCTGAGACCACATCCTTCCTATTCAGTGATGCAGTCAAGTACTTGTCATACCATATGTCACATAGTAGGTGTCCAATAATTATTTGTTACATGTTGACTAGAAACATGACTGGCACATaatatatagtcaataattaaCAATTAATAGGTAATTAATGTACAAGATGTCATCTCTTGATATTCCTCATATTCTGTGAATTGCTATATGGGAATTTGTTATTCCATCCTTCCTTACAAACACATGCTTTCTTCTGCCTTTTGTCTCTAAATATTCTGGTGTACTGCCTCCACTCTACTACCTTTCATTCTATGGAATACTCATCTACACCACagtatttctgtttgtttatttagatATTGTTCTGTCTCCTGCTACAGTTAAAACTCACTTTAATCCACCTGATAAGTACCTAGTTCCATTCAGTTCAAGCCAACAGATAAATATTATGTGTCAAATGCCATGCTAAGCCCTTTTTACAGTAAGTAAAAAGGGTACTGATCATCACAGAGTTTAACTAAGGATGAAACAGACTTTTAAAGttacacaaataattaaaattgtaATAGGTACTACGAGAAAGATTATAGGATGTCCTGAAAACATTTGGCTAGACTCTTgccaaaattcttatttttccttgTGGGGTGCATTTTgttagaaaaaatgtaaagagcCTGAGGTTTTACCTCAATCatcgtgaaaaaaaaaaaaaactccaaaaaattattgattattgaaataattcatttcattcattttcatttctcttccaaAGTCAAATTTTTTTACTTCAAGGAAAAGAGATGTTTTCACTTTATACTATTTATTTGCATGTAGAACACTGGAATACCTATTTAAAATACTTACTTTAATGCACAAAAGAGTAAATAGAACTAGACTATTTGAAATGATCATTACAACTATAATCTACAGACTGGATCATTTAAAGATTGTTTGGAATAACATAATAGTATAAATATCATGCTTTTCCATTAAATTACTAGCATCAGAAGTGATTTCAGTTCTTCGAAAAAGTTAAAAAGCTACTTATCAATTGGTTGTATGACATTGTCAATGAATAATGTTTTACAAGTGGGAGTGTTCATCCTTTTACACAGATAAGAAACACAATAATTTAACATGCTTCAGATACTAAAAGTAAACCTAGGTgaattacagaacagaaatatgaAGTACAATGAAGTTTTTACAAATTTTGTCCTATAGCCAATGATTCTAAGAATTATACTTACTTATTGTCTTTATTATCActtattttccaattattttactTACCTAGGACCTTCAGGATAAAGTGTTTACTGACTTCTCCTG carries:
- the LOC133087904 gene encoding BAG family molecular chaperone regulator 1-like; this translates as MRSTIFKLSRKRAVVNQSVVQDPAQVLAEATGVPLPFQKPIFKGKSLKEMERPVSALGIRNGCRVVLLGKKNSPEEEVELKKLKDLEKSVETIADQLEEWNKELSGILQGFLAKDLQAEALCKLDRRVKATVEQFMEILGEIDTLILPENCKDSRMKRKGLVKRIQAFPAECGAVEQSIPGDGATAVHRLGPG